A window of Palaemon carinicauda isolate YSFRI2023 chromosome 27, ASM3689809v2, whole genome shotgun sequence contains these coding sequences:
- the LOC137621118 gene encoding pro-resilin-like: MKAFVVCALLSLVAADKRPSNGYGAPPSNGYGPPRNSYGVDKEIAALAENIPGGGVPGQDYPILASVPDTRFSCDAQNVPGYYADTDRQARCQVFHICQDRPNGRRQQDSFLCPNGTIFNQQYLVCDWWFNFDCADAQDFYSVNELIGVVAYDPYGKHSNGNGNGNNGYGSNGNGNNGRGSNGNGNGYGAPPSLSNSYGAPF; encoded by the exons ATGAAGGCCTTTGTAGTGTGTG ctCTTCTTAGCCTTGTAGCTGCAGACAAACGCCCAAGCAATGGATATGGAGCTCCACCAAGCAATGGCTATGGACCACCAAGGAACTCCTACGGTGTAGATAAGGAAATTGCTGCTTTGGCAGAGAATATTCCCGGCGGTGGAGTTCCTGGTCAAGACTACCCTATCTTGGCCTCCGTCCCTGATACTCGTTTCTCCTGCGATGCTCAGAATGTACCTGGTTATTATGCCGACACTGACCGTCAGGCTCgctgccaggtcttccacatctgccaggaCAGGCCCAATGGACGCCGTCAGCAGGACTCTTTCCTCTGCCCCAACGGCACCATCTTCAACCAACAGTATCTTGTTTGTGATTGGTGGTTCAACTTCGACTGTGCTGATGCTCAAGACTTCTATTCCGTCAACGAACTCATTGGGGTTGTCGCCTATGACCCTTATGGTAAACATAGCAATGGCAACGGTAATGGAAATAATGGTTATGGATCTAATGGTAATGGCAATAACGGCCGTGGTTCAAATGGCAACGGAAATGGTTATGGAGCTCCACCATCGCTTTCAAACTCCTATGGTGCACCTTTCTAA
- the LOC137621116 gene encoding pro-resilin-like yields the protein MMKAYAVCALLSLVAADRRPPSNGYGAPPVAPSNGYGAPPSNGYGAPPSNSYGPPKNSYGVDPLAALAENIPGGGVPGVDYPVLAFVPDTGFDCNAQNVPGYYADTDQEAGCQVFHICQDRPNGRRQQDSFLCPNGTIFNQQYLVCDWWFNFDCADAEDFYSVNELIGVVPYDPYGKHSNGNGNNGYGSNGNGNGNNGYGSNGNGKKNGNGKRNGSKKSNGYGSNGNGAGAAPSNGYGAPPAPSNGYGAPAAPSNGYGAPAAPSNGYGAPAAPSNGYGAPPAPSNGYGAPPSNAYGAPF from the exons ATGATGAAGGCCTATGCAGTTTGTG CTCTTCTCAGCCTTGTAGCTGCCGACAGGCGTCCTCCTTCCAATGGGTATGGAGCCCCTCCAGTTGCTCCAAGCAATGGATATGGAGCTCCTCCAAGCAACGGCTATGGAGCTCCTCCAAGCAACAGCTATGGACCACCAAAGAACTCTTATGGTGTAGATCCCCTTGCTGCCTTGGCAGAAAACATCCCTGGAGGCGGTGTTCCAGGTGTAGATTATCCTGTTTTAGCTTTCGTTCCAGATACTGGATTCGACTGCAACGCCCAGAATGTCCCTGGATATTACGCTGACACTGATCAAGAGGCTggctgccaggtcttccacatctgccaggaCAGACCCAATGGACGCCGCCAGCAGGActccttcctctgccccaacggaACCATCTTCAACCAACAGTACCTCGTCTGTGATTGGTGGTTCAACTTCGACTGTGCTGATGCTGAAGACTTCTACTCTGTAAACGAACTCATTGGGGTTGTTCCCTATGACCCTTATGGTAAACACAGCAACGGTAATGGAAATAATGGTTACGGATCAAACGGCAACGGTAATGGAAATAACGGCTACGGTTCAAATGGAAATGGCAAGAAGAATGGAAATGGAAAAAGAAATGGTAGCAAAAAAAGCAATGGTTATGGTTCCAATGGTAATGGAGCAGGTGCTGCACCCAGTAATGGCTATGGAGCCCCACCTGCTCCTAGCAATGGTTATGGAGCCCCAGCTGCTCCTAGCAATGGTTATGGAGCCCCAGCTGCTCCTAGCAATGGTTATGGAGCCCCTGCTGCTCCTAGCAATGGTTATGGAGCCCCACCTGCTCCTAGCAATGGTTATGGAGCTCCACCATCAAACGCCTATGGTGCACCTTTTTAA